Genomic segment of Enterobacteriaceae endosymbiont of Neohaemonia nigricornis:
AACTATGTGCGAAATAAAAATAAGTATTATTAGGAATATTTAAAAATAATGCAGATTGTGTTTTATATTTAACTGTATTCCAACCCATATGTGGTACAGGCAAATAAGTATCTATATGTTCTACTGTATAATTTAGTCTACCTAATGTTTGAACACCATTACATTCTTGACTATATTTACCTAATATTTGCATACCTAAACATATGCCTAATATATCTATACTACAATATTTAATAATATTTATTAAATTATCTTGTTTTAATTTATTCATAACTGATACTACTGAACCTACTCCAGGCAGAAATATTTTATCAGCACCAGTAATTATTTGAGGATCATTAGATATCGTTGATTTAAAACCTATTTTTTTTATTGCGGATTGTAATGAATATAAATTACCACAAGATGTATTTATAATAACAATTTTCAATATAAAATTCCTTTAGAACTAGGTATATTAGAATGAATAATTTTAATTGCTTGTTTTAAAGTTTGTCCAAAAATTTTAAATAAGCTTTCTGCTTTATGATGATCATTTTCACCATATGCTTTTAAGTATATATTAGCATTCATTGAATATGATAATGAATAAAAAAAATGTTTAATCA
This window contains:
- the hisH gene encoding imidazole glycerol phosphate synthase subunit HisH produces the protein MKIVIINTSCGNLYSLQSAIKKIGFKSTISNDPQIITGADKIFLPGVGSVVSVMNKLKQDNLINIIKYCSIDILGICLGMQILGKYSQECNGVQTLGRLNYTVEHIDTYLPVPHMGWNTVKYKTQSALFLNIPNNTYFYFAHSYFVHTNSYTIATSNYNNLFSSIINHKNFFGVQFHPEKSGLYGIQLIKNFLTL